One part of the Phycisphaerae bacterium genome encodes these proteins:
- a CDS encoding glycosyltransferase family 39 protein translates to MSTIAIPSKSAGVNAEATAWKDGGFRPVTCLAGILILSCVIDLFFFTGFYSSDDISYYEFARYWWRYDTYPSAGGNLIGGLRLPIILWNRIAISLLGPNPQAVAATYILIHQALTIVTFALAVRLFDRRTALLAAYLSALSPPLIQMSTTILPDIPMAFFVALSLYAFFQAYDRRDGHAARPLFLWMLVCGVSVGGAYLIKESGLILLPFYFVMWLVFSRGRHVFTAIQIGFAFLLGMVLAFAIETAFFSTVFGKLFFRLAWTVEDLDPSVRSHVSAYGIDPLTRFEWAQRRMNEYYGYLPTFFKWFLVAILALYPFLKNARWPIAAMLLWQFGFLTWGTMRWSEYFPPSIQSRYYVAALPFAIIMVSFVACRMLALIDRVRIAKLRRLLLGLMAGILIASPLPGLSVANEMAGRAYRASTIGNAAAALSFALSQNDGPIVLSSYLRHRMKYVYQDMNAPWIMNANLIDEGQLTSMLSAGPFYYVEAARQPFAPRTLIDQLLNHLIVGQLVLPRPTPPPTSMPFDDPILGADEGDADGGGPDQVICWSADHGSLGTFRIGDLQADVQHVGWFNPLKTRTATLGLVVGHSIVSDSLVEKRIGTHSVRLVKVVPRRLVPAWRAVGTPAGHAHPESSSDIRADLRAVEYDLSSSLQNWGLSRRTASSRGIENEPELKPTTRLIGRADAGPNILLVLSKGEYEWLTLGGEWKPDRLPLRPNRRYEFTIETESEGTAAADVRLEVFSDPTVRQLLLQKTIALRPGAARFALQTGPAPAFFRTSFKLTGKGQFRINRFLIDSLEEPGRPD, encoded by the coding sequence ATGTCGACGATTGCGATTCCGAGCAAGTCTGCGGGCGTCAATGCGGAGGCCACGGCATGGAAGGATGGGGGTTTCAGGCCGGTCACATGCCTTGCCGGCATTCTGATCCTGTCCTGCGTGATCGACCTCTTCTTCTTTACGGGCTTCTACTCGAGTGATGACATCAGCTATTACGAGTTTGCACGCTATTGGTGGCGCTACGACACGTATCCGTCAGCGGGCGGAAATCTCATTGGTGGCCTTCGGCTGCCGATTATCCTTTGGAACCGAATCGCCATTTCCCTGCTCGGTCCGAATCCGCAAGCCGTGGCAGCGACCTACATTCTGATTCATCAGGCGCTGACGATTGTGACATTCGCATTGGCCGTGCGGTTATTCGATCGGCGGACGGCGCTGTTGGCGGCGTACCTATCCGCCTTGTCGCCCCCGCTGATTCAAATGAGCACCACGATATTGCCGGATATTCCCATGGCCTTCTTTGTCGCGCTGTCGCTATACGCTTTTTTCCAAGCTTACGACCGTCGAGATGGTCATGCGGCGCGCCCTTTGTTTCTGTGGATGCTTGTCTGCGGCGTGTCAGTCGGAGGCGCGTACCTGATCAAGGAATCAGGGCTGATACTACTGCCGTTTTACTTTGTGATGTGGCTGGTTTTCAGTCGAGGGCGACACGTCTTTACCGCGATTCAGATCGGATTTGCCTTTCTGCTCGGTATGGTGCTGGCGTTCGCGATCGAAACCGCGTTTTTCTCCACAGTTTTCGGCAAGCTGTTTTTCCGCCTGGCCTGGACGGTTGAAGACCTGGATCCCTCCGTGCGCAGCCATGTCTCAGCGTACGGCATTGATCCCCTCACCCGATTCGAATGGGCGCAGCGTCGAATGAATGAGTACTACGGATATCTGCCGACTTTCTTCAAGTGGTTCCTCGTTGCGATCTTGGCGCTCTATCCGTTCCTCAAGAATGCACGATGGCCGATTGCCGCCATGCTGCTCTGGCAGTTCGGATTTCTGACATGGGGCACGATGCGCTGGTCAGAGTACTTTCCGCCGAGCATTCAATCACGCTATTACGTCGCCGCTCTTCCTTTTGCGATCATCATGGTTTCTTTTGTTGCGTGTCGGATGCTCGCACTGATCGATCGCGTCCGCATCGCGAAGCTCAGGCGATTATTGCTTGGTCTGATGGCAGGCATCCTGATCGCTTCGCCGCTGCCCGGGCTGTCCGTTGCAAACGAAATGGCTGGAAGAGCATATCGCGCGTCAACCATCGGGAACGCGGCGGCGGCATTGAGCTTCGCGCTGAGTCAGAACGACGGGCCGATTGTACTCTCGTCTTATCTTCGTCATCGCATGAAATATGTCTATCAAGACATGAATGCTCCGTGGATCATGAACGCGAACCTGATTGACGAGGGCCAACTCACATCGATGCTCAGCGCCGGCCCGTTTTATTATGTCGAGGCGGCGCGACAGCCGTTCGCGCCGCGGACGCTCATTGATCAGCTGCTAAATCACCTCATTGTCGGTCAACTTGTGCTGCCGCGCCCGACTCCTCCGCCGACCAGCATGCCTTTTGACGATCCGATTCTCGGTGCTGATGAAGGCGATGCGGACGGGGGGGGACCAGATCAGGTAATATGCTGGTCCGCCGATCACGGGTCGCTCGGAACTTTCCGCATTGGCGACCTACAGGCAGATGTTCAGCACGTTGGTTGGTTCAATCCGCTGAAGACGCGCACGGCAACGCTGGGCCTCGTGGTGGGCCACTCCATCGTCTCGGATTCGCTCGTTGAAAAGCGGATAGGCACGCATTCCGTTCGGCTGGTCAAAGTGGTTCCGCGCAGGCTGGTACCGGCGTGGCGCGCGGTCGGGACGCCGGCGGGGCATGCCCATCCTGAATCATCGAGCGATATCCGTGCCGATCTGCGTGCGGTGGAGTATGACCTCTCTTCATCGTTGCAGAACTGGGGCTTGTCGAGGAGGACTGCGTCGTCCCGGGGAATCGAGAACGAGCCCGAATTGAAACCGACGACGCGATTGATTGGCCGGGCGGATGCCGGCCCAAACATACTGCTTGTCCTGTCGAAGGGTGAATATGAATGGCTCACACTGGGCGGCGAGTGGAAGCCAGATCGTTTGCCGCTTCGGCCGAATCGACGATACGAGTTCACGATCGAGACCGAATCTGAAGGCACGGCCGCAGCCGACGTGCGGCTTGAGGTATTCTCCGATCCGACCGTCCGGCAACTCCTCCTGCAGAAGACGATCGCGCTGCGTCCGGGCGCGGCGCGCTTCGCCCTTCAGACCGGGCCGGCGCCTGCATTCTTCCGAACGTCGTTCAAATTGACCGGAAAAGGGCAATTCCGAATCAATCGTTTTCTGATCGATTCCCTCGAAGAGCCCGGACGGCCAGATTAG
- a CDS encoding acyltransferase, which produces MAIYRMFFKRMGRHVTILEGAHFINPGQIEIGDNSGIGYECFLEATGPIRIGSWVRMGPRVSFFTTNHQFGRRDVLIKHQGYSVGTIEVGDDAWLGANVTILSNVKIGRGAVIGAGSVVTKDIPEYAIAVGNPANVVKYRE; this is translated from the coding sequence ATGGCGATCTATCGGATGTTCTTCAAGCGGATGGGGCGACATGTCACCATTCTGGAGGGCGCGCATTTTATCAATCCGGGTCAGATTGAAATCGGCGACAACTCCGGGATCGGTTATGAGTGTTTTCTTGAAGCCACCGGACCGATCCGGATCGGCAGTTGGGTCCGAATGGGACCGCGCGTCAGTTTCTTCACGACCAACCATCAATTCGGCCGGCGCGATGTCCTTATCAAGCATCAAGGCTACTCAGTCGGAACGATCGAGGTGGGTGATGACGCATGGCTGGGCGCGAACGTCACGATTCTCTCAAACGTGAAAATCGGTCGCGGCGCGGTGATCGGCGCCGGCTCGGTGGTGACGAAGGACATCCCGGAATATGCGATTGCCGTCGGAAATCCGGCGAATGTTGTGAAGTACCGCGAATGA
- a CDS encoding glycosyltransferase family 2 protein codes for MYKNHRIGVVVPAYNEEELILETLGGMPEFIDRIFVVNDASKDGTLELIRGRREVDPRIEIINHETNKGLGQSLIDGYLAAADSDVDITVVMAGDNQMHPGDLPTLLDPIIEKQFDYVKGNRLLHREVGSMPRHRFFGNAILTILTKFATGYYSLMDPQCGYTAIRNTALRAIPIETMTKGYGYNADILNMLNILRFAVTDVEVRPVYDREKSKIKLWKYIPKTSMILLRLFFRRLWKRYIVLDFHPLVLFYGFAAFNIAVIMLPFTVRFFYMWFTVGELPRTTLAVLISTFLVTFQSILFAIWMDMDYNKTSR; via the coding sequence TTGTACAAGAATCATCGCATCGGGGTCGTTGTGCCGGCGTACAACGAGGAGGAACTTATCCTCGAGACGCTTGGTGGCATGCCTGAGTTCATCGACCGCATCTTCGTTGTGAATGACGCGAGCAAAGACGGAACTCTGGAACTGATACGCGGCCGCCGGGAGGTTGACCCGCGCATTGAAATTATCAATCACGAAACAAACAAAGGCCTGGGGCAGTCACTGATCGACGGCTATCTTGCGGCTGCTGATTCGGATGTTGATATCACGGTCGTAATGGCCGGCGACAACCAGATGCACCCGGGTGATCTGCCTACGCTACTTGATCCAATCATTGAGAAGCAATTCGACTATGTGAAGGGCAATCGGCTTCTGCATCGTGAAGTCGGCTCGATGCCTCGCCACCGGTTCTTCGGCAACGCGATTTTGACGATTCTCACGAAGTTTGCGACAGGTTACTACTCGCTGATGGATCCTCAGTGCGGCTACACGGCGATTCGGAACACGGCCTTGCGTGCGATCCCGATTGAAACCATGACCAAGGGTTACGGTTATAACGCCGACATTTTGAACATGCTGAACATTCTGCGGTTCGCGGTGACCGATGTTGAAGTACGGCCGGTGTACGACCGTGAGAAAAGCAAAATCAAGCTCTGGAAGTACATCCCGAAGACAAGCATGATCCTCCTGCGATTGTTCTTCCGCCGCCTGTGGAAGCGATACATCGTGCTCGACTTCCATCCGCTGGTCCTGTTCTACGGCTTCGCGGCGTTCAATATTGCGGTGATCATGCTGCCGTTTACGGTTCGATTCTTCTACATGTGGTTTACGGTGGGTGAGTTGCCGAGGACGACGCTGGCGGTCTTGATATCGACGTTTCTGGTCACCTTCCAGTCGATACTATTCGCGATCTGGATGGACATGGACTACAACAAGACCTCGCGGTAG
- a CDS encoding SDR family NAD(P)-dependent oxidoreductase translates to MDFTFKKALVTGGAGFIGSHLVESLVKAGVDTISVDNYYAGKHENLEHLKGYKNFREVKADVTDFAAMEKLFPGVEVVFHQAASKKTICLNDPRRDLRINAEGTFNLLELAVKHKIRKFVHASTGSVYGEAQYFPQDEDHPLIPTSYYGVSKLAGEKYVRAFDHLYDLDTTVLRYFHVYGPRQESSEVGGVVSIFVRLMLQGKPITIFGDGTQQRSFTAVEDVVKANLLATMSKSSRAQAYNCASGIKVTISELAGMIAEDLGIRDQKIEYKDWMPGDIKVFEIDNTRIRRDLGLQFVTDFRAGLRRTIGWARDYFQGRKPVAQAQGH, encoded by the coding sequence ATGGATTTCACATTCAAGAAGGCGCTGGTGACCGGCGGAGCCGGGTTCATCGGCAGTCACCTTGTCGAATCGCTCGTAAAAGCCGGTGTCGATACAATCAGCGTCGATAATTATTACGCCGGCAAGCATGAAAATCTTGAACATCTCAAGGGCTATAAGAACTTCCGCGAAGTAAAGGCGGATGTCACGGACTTCGCCGCCATGGAGAAGCTTTTTCCCGGCGTCGAGGTGGTCTTTCATCAGGCAGCGTCAAAGAAGACGATCTGCTTGAACGATCCGCGTCGTGATTTGCGGATCAACGCGGAGGGTACGTTCAATCTGCTTGAATTGGCCGTCAAACACAAAATCAGGAAGTTTGTCCACGCGTCGACCGGTTCGGTGTATGGCGAAGCACAGTATTTTCCTCAGGATGAGGATCACCCGCTGATTCCGACATCGTATTATGGTGTGAGCAAGCTGGCTGGCGAAAAGTATGTGCGGGCGTTTGATCACCTTTACGACCTTGATACGACGGTGCTGCGCTATTTTCATGTGTACGGCCCTCGTCAGGAATCAAGCGAAGTCGGCGGCGTCGTATCCATTTTTGTGCGCCTGATGTTGCAGGGGAAGCCGATCACGATTTTTGGCGATGGGACGCAGCAGCGTTCATTCACAGCGGTTGAGGATGTCGTGAAGGCTAACCTGCTGGCGACGATGTCAAAGTCGTCGCGTGCGCAGGCATACAACTGCGCGTCCGGGATCAAAGTGACTATTTCGGAACTGGCGGGAATGATCGCGGAGGATCTGGGGATTCGAGATCAGAAGATTGAATACAAGGACTGGATGCCGGGGGACATCAAGGTTTTCGAGATCGACAACACGCGGATTCGTCGCGATCTGGGTCTTCAGTTCGTCACTGACTTTCGCGCGGGTCTCCGACGGACGATCGGTTGGGCGCGGGATTATTTTCAAGGCCGAAAACCGGTAGCACAGGCGCAGGGACACTGA
- a CDS encoding flippase-like domain-containing protein gives MIEASPSTQQTTLGEKRRLAMRIVRTIVPILLLGAVLWTTNWPHLLKCTRAADPRLLVAAFSVYLAAVLVQGWRWHVLARSDGGHWPLWRMQRVNFVSMFFDSFTPGKLGSDAYRLATFRHTGRMHHLVVSLLALRLHGMAMSFVVAAVVGTIVLSFKHGWTRVALPAAVATALLIPVLMKSYSSIRKGTLHLKYNKRGLIQYAAAQLSKAHDAIKAMFSDPRTLHESNILALIYTLLLVTTYWLTGLAFGMTLPFQNYLAVVPLLILASVLPITIQGRGLTEVIAIGVWQGRRASQEQILLTCLSVFAIMVLQGLIGGVIWVVTRTRSGTDGQPEQTAK, from the coding sequence ATGATCGAAGCATCCCCGTCAACGCAGCAGACGACACTCGGCGAGAAAAGGCGCCTGGCGATGCGCATTGTCCGCACCATCGTGCCGATACTCCTGCTTGGCGCGGTGCTCTGGACCACAAACTGGCCGCATCTGCTCAAATGCACTCGCGCTGCCGATCCGCGTTTGCTCGTAGCTGCGTTTTCGGTCTATCTGGCTGCCGTCCTGGTACAAGGTTGGCGGTGGCATGTGCTGGCCCGCAGTGACGGTGGCCATTGGCCGCTATGGCGCATGCAGCGCGTCAATTTTGTATCAATGTTTTTCGATTCATTCACGCCCGGCAAACTGGGCAGCGATGCCTACCGCCTTGCGACATTTCGCCATACGGGTCGGATGCATCATCTCGTCGTTTCCCTGCTCGCTCTGCGGCTCCACGGCATGGCGATGTCATTCGTCGTCGCGGCTGTTGTCGGGACGATCGTTTTATCGTTCAAACATGGCTGGACGCGCGTCGCGCTGCCAGCTGCGGTCGCCACCGCGCTCCTCATTCCGGTCCTGATGAAATCCTACAGCAGCATTCGAAAAGGCACGCTGCATCTCAAATACAACAAGCGCGGGCTGATTCAATATGCCGCAGCTCAGCTCTCAAAGGCCCACGATGCAATCAAAGCCATGTTCTCAGATCCGCGAACCCTCCACGAATCGAACATCCTTGCCTTGATTTATACGCTGCTGCTCGTAACCACCTACTGGTTGACCGGCCTTGCTTTCGGCATGACGCTGCCCTTTCAGAACTATCTGGCCGTCGTGCCTTTGCTCATACTTGCATCGGTTCTCCCCATTACGATTCAAGGCCGCGGACTGACGGAAGTCATCGCCATCGGCGTCTGGCAAGGTCGCCGCGCTTCGCAGGAGCAGATCCTGCTGACATGCCTCAGCGTGTTCGCCATCATGGTGCTGCAAGGATTGATCGGCGGTGTGATCTGGGTCGTTACTCGCACCCGCTCCGGCACGGATGGCCAGCCGGAACAAACTGCTAAATGA
- a CDS encoding polysaccharide biosynthesis C-terminal domain-containing protein — translation MNWTRIKSTFSPESRFNRDAVWNLGSLAVLAAAGLVLNFVVARAWSKDALGVFTQVYAIYIVLSQLAVGGVHASVLKEVSYQQNDLERAALSATSGLVLGAGIAAVVCAVCYPLCGYVGRLLNSDDVAIGLRDVVPGLFFFSLNKILLNILNGVRHMRAYAVFAAMRYLLILLGVLVIFIARIHYAHLAAALSMAEVALFVCLVRYVGVRVFPLRIAVDLRARMAAHFGFGVRGFLSALVSDLNTRVDAIMLGYFRTDALVGLYSMAAVLAEGFYQFPVVIQRNVNPLIGKAFAEDDKARIEWMARKTRRVLHAIMFGLCLVTIPLYGPLMRLAFPDKGYDESAWAFAILIIGIAIQSGFAPMGGILFQGGRPGEQTKLMALVLTWNILLNLALIPAYGINGAAIATGSAYVLQGILTVVFAKRHFGVRLL, via the coding sequence ATGAATTGGACACGGATAAAAAGCACCTTCTCTCCCGAGAGTCGATTCAATCGGGATGCGGTCTGGAATCTGGGCAGTCTCGCCGTCCTTGCGGCGGCGGGACTGGTGCTCAACTTCGTGGTTGCGCGGGCCTGGTCCAAGGACGCGCTCGGCGTATTCACCCAGGTCTATGCGATCTATATCGTGCTATCTCAACTCGCCGTGGGCGGAGTCCATGCGTCGGTGCTGAAGGAGGTTTCGTATCAGCAGAATGACCTCGAGCGTGCCGCTTTGTCCGCGACTTCGGGACTGGTCCTTGGCGCAGGGATTGCCGCCGTCGTTTGCGCGGTCTGCTACCCGCTTTGTGGTTACGTCGGCAGACTCCTCAATAGTGACGATGTGGCGATCGGCTTGCGCGATGTCGTGCCGGGTCTGTTCTTTTTCTCGCTAAACAAGATTCTGCTGAACATCCTGAATGGCGTGCGTCACATGCGGGCGTATGCGGTCTTTGCCGCGATGCGCTATCTGTTGATTTTGCTTGGCGTGCTGGTGATTTTCATAGCGAGAATTCACTACGCGCATCTCGCGGCGGCGCTTTCCATGGCCGAGGTGGCGCTGTTTGTCTGCCTCGTTCGGTATGTCGGCGTTCGGGTGTTTCCGCTGCGAATTGCAGTCGATCTTCGCGCCCGCATGGCGGCGCATTTCGGATTCGGGGTGCGCGGGTTTCTTTCGGCGCTGGTGTCCGATTTGAATACACGCGTCGATGCCATCATGCTGGGATACTTCAGGACGGATGCGCTGGTTGGTCTGTATTCGATGGCGGCGGTACTCGCCGAAGGGTTCTATCAGTTTCCGGTTGTTATTCAACGAAACGTGAATCCGCTGATCGGGAAAGCGTTTGCCGAAGATGACAAGGCCCGAATCGAATGGATGGCCCGGAAGACACGCCGCGTCCTGCATGCGATCATGTTCGGTTTGTGCCTTGTCACAATTCCGCTGTACGGCCCGCTGATGCGGCTTGCTTTTCCTGACAAAGGATATGACGAGAGCGCCTGGGCGTTCGCGATCCTCATCATCGGCATTGCCATTCAGAGCGGTTTCGCTCCAATGGGAGGGATCCTGTTTCAGGGTGGCCGGCCGGGCGAGCAGACAAAACTGATGGCGTTGGTGCTGACCTGGAATATCCTGCTGAATCTGGCACTCATTCCCGCTTACGGGATCAACGGGGCGGCCATCGCGACGGGCAGTGCGTATGTCCTTCAAGGGATCCTGACAGTCGTCTTCGCGAAACGGCATTTCGGCGTTAGGCTACTTTGA
- a CDS encoding ABC transporter permease — protein MSTTIATNLPELPTINLTARLRELYARRETIMFLVTSNLRAGHRDKFFGRLWSLLDPLLFMLVYLVVFGYSFRQMKGSVAEFIIYLLCGVMSWRFFDGSITAATGCIRSNRGLIHEINFPKAVFPTSACLARLSDFLWGFAAMFIIIILVGRSHFSLQMFWIPVIMAVQLVFTLGMCFMVAYMGAFFADTANLIGVGLRLMFYMSPIFYRVSKSEGGIVPDEYLPYYMLNPLACFFEAFRACILKASPPDPAHMTYATVAAIAAFAAGFYVFSRGEGHFAKYI, from the coding sequence ATGTCAACTACGATCGCTACCAACCTGCCTGAGCTTCCCACCATCAACCTGACCGCTCGGCTGCGAGAGCTATACGCCCGAAGGGAAACAATCATGTTTCTCGTCACCAGTAACCTCCGTGCCGGCCACCGAGACAAGTTCTTCGGCAGATTGTGGAGTCTGCTCGATCCTCTCCTGTTCATGCTCGTCTATCTGGTCGTGTTCGGCTATTCATTCCGGCAGATGAAAGGCAGCGTGGCGGAATTCATCATTTACCTGCTCTGCGGCGTCATGTCGTGGCGATTCTTCGACGGCTCCATCACAGCAGCAACCGGATGCATTCGGTCGAACCGCGGCCTGATACACGAAATCAATTTTCCGAAGGCCGTCTTTCCGACGTCGGCCTGTCTCGCGCGGCTTTCCGATTTTCTCTGGGGCTTCGCCGCGATGTTCATCATCATCATTCTCGTGGGACGATCGCATTTCAGCCTGCAAATGTTCTGGATTCCGGTCATCATGGCTGTGCAACTCGTGTTCACGCTGGGCATGTGTTTCATGGTCGCCTACATGGGCGCGTTCTTCGCTGATACTGCAAATCTGATCGGCGTCGGGCTTCGACTCATGTTCTACATGTCCCCGATCTTTTATCGTGTCTCAAAGTCCGAAGGCGGAATCGTGCCCGATGAGTATCTGCCCTATTACATGCTCAATCCCCTGGCTTGCTTCTTCGAAGCCTTTCGCGCTTGCATCCTCAAGGCCTCACCGCCCGATCCGGCACACATGACCTACGCGACGGTTGCGGCCATTGCGGCGTTCGCGGCCGGTTTTTACGTGTTCTCGCGAGGCGAAGGTCACTTTGCCAAGTACATCTGA
- a CDS encoding glycosyltransferase yields the protein MNDTTSAYSGCIVSLTAVTWDFPLVGRTRMLTEAWRSQCIHSVFVEPPHSYRSLLRKLILREHRPLNVVRPLPVRYPVRWWPKLDSRRRRRMMLDRAHGLRRQLEKYCRLEESAAIVISPMWADWLSALPFARVVYDCIDDLSVHAPNSEFRRLYEQWEADLLARCTAAITTAESLKRQLRSKRPDLPIEVIRNGVDPERFRSLAENKRRPHDLPMSANHDSRPLIGFVGALFEWIDWELIRHAATSLPNYQFVFVGPNNHPGEVESLSSLENVAFLGPREYEEVPAYVAAFDVCWVPFKAGDIAFAANPVKMYEYLALGKPVITTKVADTDSFGDLVKVGTTPDEIITALQSESRPAARSADIVAARIRFAEANSWQVRARRFIEFLSSIPARD from the coding sequence ATGAATGACACCACCTCGGCATACTCCGGTTGCATCGTCTCACTGACGGCCGTCACATGGGATTTTCCCCTCGTCGGCCGGACCCGCATGTTGACGGAGGCATGGCGAAGTCAGTGCATCCATTCGGTGTTTGTGGAGCCGCCGCACTCCTACCGCAGCCTTCTCCGGAAACTGATTCTGCGTGAACATCGCCCGTTGAACGTCGTCCGCCCGCTGCCGGTCCGGTATCCGGTGCGCTGGTGGCCGAAGCTGGATTCGCGTCGCCGAAGACGAATGATGCTGGACCGCGCTCACGGCCTGCGTCGGCAGCTTGAAAAGTACTGCCGGCTTGAGGAATCCGCCGCCATCGTCATCTCGCCGATGTGGGCCGACTGGCTCAGTGCACTCCCCTTCGCTCGCGTGGTCTACGACTGCATTGACGACCTCTCGGTGCATGCGCCAAACTCTGAGTTTCGCCGCCTATACGAACAATGGGAGGCCGACCTGTTGGCTCGATGCACCGCCGCGATCACGACAGCCGAGTCGCTCAAAAGGCAACTTCGATCCAAACGCCCGGACCTGCCCATCGAAGTCATACGCAACGGTGTCGATCCAGAACGATTCCGGTCCCTGGCTGAGAACAAGCGGCGGCCGCACGACCTCCCAATGAGCGCGAACCACGATTCGCGACCGCTCATCGGCTTTGTGGGCGCGCTCTTTGAATGGATTGACTGGGAGCTGATACGGCACGCAGCCACCTCGCTGCCGAATTATCAATTCGTCTTCGTCGGTCCGAACAATCATCCCGGTGAAGTCGAGTCGCTTTCCTCGCTTGAGAACGTCGCCTTCCTCGGTCCGCGCGAATATGAAGAGGTTCCGGCCTATGTCGCGGCATTCGATGTCTGCTGGGTGCCGTTCAAGGCCGGGGACATCGCGTTCGCGGCCAACCCGGTGAAAATGTATGAGTACCTCGCGCTTGGGAAGCCCGTCATCACGACAAAAGTCGCCGACACGGATTCATTCGGCGATCTCGTCAAGGTCGGAACGACGCCGGACGAAATCATCACGGCCTTGCAATCCGAATCGCGTCCGGCGGCACGCTCAGCGGACATCGTCGCCGCCCGCATTCGATTCGCCGAAGCCAACTCCTGGCAGGTGCGTGCTCGTCGGTTCATCGAATTCCTGTCGAGCATACCCGCGCGCGATTGA
- the ubiA gene encoding putative 4-hydroxybenzoate polyprenyltransferase translates to MSTLATIRLWGEMVKFSHSVFALPFALLATFMAGRNMPGGFPRPAQLGLIVVCMIAARSFAMTFNRIADARIDANNPRTAGRPIPAGRMTIRQAMVYLQISALVFLTACGGFYLLYGNPWPALLAIPTLAGLSAYSFAKRFTTLAHFVLGAVIAFAPTAAWIAIHPATLGWPALLLTGAVLFWISGFDLIYACQDADIDRRDGLFSIPARFGIARALLISRIAHVATVALLIALGWTTERNWLYWTAVGITALLLASEQAVVKPNDLSRVNLAFFTLNGFVSILFASAAIADLIWL, encoded by the coding sequence ATGTCGACGCTCGCGACGATTCGCCTCTGGGGCGAAATGGTCAAATTCTCACACTCGGTTTTCGCCCTGCCGTTTGCCCTGCTGGCAACGTTCATGGCGGGCCGAAACATGCCTGGCGGCTTTCCGAGGCCCGCCCAGCTCGGACTGATCGTTGTCTGTATGATCGCGGCACGCAGTTTCGCAATGACTTTTAACCGAATCGCCGATGCCCGAATCGACGCGAACAATCCGCGCACTGCCGGACGGCCGATTCCGGCAGGCAGGATGACGATCCGCCAGGCGATGGTCTACCTTCAAATCAGTGCCTTGGTTTTTCTCACTGCCTGCGGCGGATTCTATCTCCTGTACGGCAATCCTTGGCCGGCCTTGCTGGCCATCCCCACCCTCGCCGGGCTGTCCGCATACAGCTTCGCGAAACGTTTCACGACACTCGCCCATTTTGTCCTCGGTGCCGTCATCGCGTTCGCGCCGACCGCCGCATGGATTGCGATTCATCCCGCCACGCTGGGATGGCCGGCACTGCTGCTTACCGGAGCCGTGCTTTTCTGGATCTCCGGATTCGATCTCATCTATGCTTGCCAGGACGCCGACATCGATCGGCGCGATGGATTGTTCTCAATTCCGGCCCGGTTCGGAATCGCACGGGCGCTGCTCATCTCGCGCATCGCACACGTCGCTACGGTCGCCCTGCTCATTGCCCTCGGCTGGACAACCGAAAGAAACTGGCTCTACTGGACGGCCGTCGGCATAACCGCCCTCCTGCTCGCATCCGAGCAGGCGGTCGTCAAGCCCAACGACTTGTCACGCGTTAATCTCGCGTTCTTCACGCTGAACGGTTTCGTCAGCATCCTCTTCGCTTCAGCTGCCATCGCCGATCTGATCTGGCTCTGA